From the Oryza glaberrima chromosome 5, OglaRS2, whole genome shotgun sequence genome, one window contains:
- the LOC127774444 gene encoding uncharacterized protein LOC127774444 produces the protein MALRTLGLLLTRRLSPRAQAQAEPWLGLSIQAAAGRRVFYSGALAGLVAVLHLNKNTEDSDSAAVPAAGLRLHCSVVVFPSVFRTTWRASVCRFFLVVGSASICRAEYDAVTTPSKQTGEFI, from the exons atggccctCCGGACCCTCGGTTTGCTCCTCACCCGGAGGCTCTCGCCACGCGCGCAGGCGCAAGCGGAGCCCTGGCTGGGGCTCTCTattcaggcggcggcggggaggcgagtATTCTACAGTGGTGCGTTGGCAGGGTTGGTCGCAGTTCTGCATCTCAACAAGAACACAGAGGATTCGGATTCAG CAGCAGTGCCAGCAGCTGGGCTGCGGCTTCACTGTTCCGTTGTTGTGTTTCCATCCGTATTCCGTACCACGTGGAGGGCATCGGTTTGTCGATTCTTTTTGGTGGTGGGGTCGGCTTCTATCTGCCGTGCAGAATATGACGCCGTCACTACTCCGTCAAAACAAACCGG
- the LOC127772864 gene encoding uncharacterized protein LOC127772864, producing MALSFLNTPPSKLAPKPSFPPPSRQFAPPQRQRSLLHLSLLLREQQPPRPVRSSSSTQAGAAPSPPSSREEAVSQARSCLAAALRKPLGKQRKQQRQPRFRAEIPVVDDSPGSLARLASDVFSSGLGLSRKGGGGGAPARLLLVWPSSEEMGVALREPHDWGESTAHAQLDAVAPDALSSCDAAVFLAPGRSQVEKMKAAADALDTKPVVMFNPAWSFDDEEEGFAGGARGFVGSFSVVYSFTGLEVRGLLSKKKGVLLRFGGESWVLMVEDDAAAPASEQFKVVSRLKRRPTIGEVETMLYNVMAANSPVTKSARFLRGLVSNVTGGRKEKKQ from the coding sequence ATGGCCTTGAGCTTCCTGAACACTCCTCCCTCCAAACTCGCGCCCAAACCGTCGTTCCCGCCACCATCTCGGCAGTTCGCGCCACCGCAGCGGCAGCGATCTCTTCTCCATCTCTCGCTGCTCCTCCgcgagcagcagccgccgcgacCCGTCCGCTCCTCGTCGTCCACGCAGGCGGGCGcggccccctcgccgccgtcgtcgagggaGGAGGCCGTGTCCCAGGCGAGgtcctgcctcgccgccgcgctgcgcaAGCCGCTCGGCAAGCAGAggaagcagcagcggcagccgcgGTTCCGCGCCGAGATACCCGTCGTCGACGACTCGCCGGGCTCCCTCGCGCGCCTCGCCTCCGACGTGTTCTCGTCGGGCCTCGGCTTGTcgaggaagggcggcggcggcggcgcgccggcgaggctgCTGCTCGTGTGGCCGTCCTCCGAGGAGATGGGTGTGGCTCTACGGGAGCCCCATGATTGGGGGGAATCCACGGCGCACGCGCAGCTCGACGCGGTGGCGCCCGACGCGCTGAGCAGCTGCGACGCCGCCGTGTTCCTGGCGCCCGGGCGGTCGCAGGTGGAGAAGAtgaaggccgccgccgacgcgctgGACACCAAGCCGGTGGTCATGTTCAACCCGGCGTGGAGcttcgacgacgaggaggaggggttcgccggcggcgcgaggggatTCGTGGGCTCCTTCAGCGTGGTGTACTCCTTCACGGGGCTGGAGGTGAGGGGCCTTCTGAGCAAGAAGAAGGGTGTGCTGCTCCGGTTCGGCGGCGAGAGCTGGGTGCTCATggtggaggacgacgccgccgcgccggcgtcggAGCAGTTCAAGGTGGTGTCGCGGCTGAAGCGGCGGCCGACGATCGGCGAGGTGGAGACCATGCTGTACAACGTCATGGCCGCAAACTCGCCGGTGACCAAGTCGGCAAGATTCCTCCGGGGGCTCGTGTCCAATGTCAccggaggaaggaaggagaagaagcaaTGA
- the LOC127772865 gene encoding uncharacterized protein LOC127772865, whose product MGLFSWWRRGGGGSPEPAKGAGGAGVAEVAAAGGTQGAVEVLRRQRQADATVFEFGSAAESGAAVTLAGYCPVSDDLEPCRWELVPAAGEGAPQFRIVF is encoded by the coding sequence ATGGGGCTCTTctcgtggtggcggcggggcggcggcggctcgccggagccGGCGAAGGGAGCGGGTGGCGCGGGTGTGGCGGAggtcgcggcggccgggggcACGCAGGGGGCGGTGGAGgtgctgcggcggcagcggcaggcggaCGCGACCGTCTTCGAGttcgggtcggcggcggagtccggcgccgccgtgaCGCTCGCGGGGTACTGCCCCGTGTCCGACGACCTCGAGCCCTGCCGCTGGGAGCTCgtcccggccgccggcgagggcgcgcCGCAGTTCCGCATCGTCTTCTGA
- the LOC127774122 gene encoding 22.3 kDa class VI heat shock protein, producing the protein MPPRRGIEVRQAVGDGAAPRWRMSLLENTFSSFLQSIGGGAAADGAAARAVFGEGSLFSPFLFGKFFDPADAFPLWEFEPEVLLAALRRGARTTVDWAETDSEYYLRADIPGGRKCDVEVSGDDAMRVVDVSGLWRAAPPPPPPDGRDWRAGRWWEHGFVRRVELPEDADWRKVEAFFDDGEGLLEIKVPKSGDAHQAAAATA; encoded by the exons atgccgccgcggcgggggatcGAGGTCCGGCAGGCGGTCGGCGACGGAGCAGCGCCGAGGTGGCGCATGTCGCTGCTGGAGAACACGTTCAGCTCGTTCCTGCAgtcgatcggcggcggcgcggcggcggacggggcggcggcgagggccgtGTTCGGGGAGGGGTCGCTGTTCAGCCCCTTCCTGTTCGGCAAGTTCTTCGACCCGGCCGACGCCTTCCCGCTGTGGGAGTTCGAGCCGGAGGTgctgctcgccgcgctccgccgcggGGCCAGGACCACCGTCGACTGGGCCGAGACGGACTCCGAGTACTACCTCAGAGCTGACATACCAG GTGGGAGGAAATGCGACGTGGAGGTgagcggcgacgacgccatGAGGGTGGTCGACGTCAGCGGGCtgtggcgggcggcgccgccgccgcctccgccggacGGCCGGGACTGGCGCGCCGGGCGGTGGTGGGAGCACGGCTTCGTCCGGCGCGTCGAGCTGCCGGAGGACGCGGACTGGAGGAAAGTGGAGGCCTTcttcgacgacggcgaggggttGCTCGAGATCAAGGTGCCCAAGTCCGGCGACGCCCACCAagcggcggccgccaccgcctga
- the LOC127774578 gene encoding scarecrow-like protein 32 — translation MDMEHELRGGGVGAAAHGHGSICFSGGPVLVDGRRIQQLLLHCAAALESNDVTLAQQAMWVLNNIASSQGDPSQRLTSWLLRALVARACRLCAAAPAGAAVEFLERGRAPPWGRAMSVTELADYVDLTPWHRFGFTASNAAILRAVAGASAVHVVDLSVTHCMQWPTLIDVLSKRPGGAPAIRITVPSVRPAVPPLLAVSSSELGARLAIFAKSKGVQLEFNVVESATTTSPKKTSTTLCQELASVLSDPPSLGLRDGEAVVVNCQSWLRHVAPDTRDLFLDTVRALNPCLVTVTDEDADLGSPSLASRMAGCFDFHWILLDALDMSAPKDSPRRLEQEAAVGRKIESVIGEEDGAERSEPGARLAERMSRKGFAGVVFDEEAAAEVRRLLSEHATGWGVKREDDMLVLTWKGHAAVFTGAWTPN, via the coding sequence ATGGACATGGAGCATGAGCtcaggggcggcggcgtcggggcggcggcgcatgggcaTGGCTCCATCTGCTTCTCCGGCGGTCCGGTGCTCGTCGACGGGCGACGCATCCAGCAGCTTCTCCtccactgcgccgccgcgctcgagtCCAACGACGTGACGCTGGCGCAGCAGGCCATGTGGGTGCTCAACAACATCGCCTCCTCGCAGGGGGACCCCAGCCAGCGGCTCACGTCGTGGCTGCTCCGCGCGCTCGTCGCCCGCGCGTGCCGTctctgcgcggcggcgccggcgggcgccGCCGTGGAGTTTCTGGAGAGAGGCCGGGCACCGCCGTGGGGGAGGGCCATGTCGGTGACGGAGCTCGCCGACTACGTCGACCTCACCCCGTGGCACCGGTTCGGCTTCACGGCGTCCAACGCCGCCATCCTCCGCGCCGTGGCCGGCGCATCCGCCGTGCACGTCGTCGACCTCAGCGTCACGCACTGCATGCAGTGGCCGACGCTCATCGACGTGCTGTCCAAGCGGCCCGGTGGCGCGCCGGCGATCCGGATCACTGTGCCGTCCGTGCGCCCCGCCGTCCCGCCGCTTCTCGCCGTGTCGAGCTCGGAGCTCGGAGCCCGGCTCGCCATCTTCGCCAAGTCCAAAGGCGTGCAGCTGGAGTTCAACGTCGTCGAgagcgcgacgacgacgtctcCGAAGAAGACGTCGACGACGCTGTGCCAAGAACTCGCGTCCGTGCTGTCCGACCCGCCGTCGCTGGGGCTAAGGGACGGCGAGGCGGTCGTCGTGAACTGCCAGAGCTGGCTCCGGCACGTCGCGCCGGACACGAGGGACCTCTTCCTCGACACGGTCCGGGCGCTGAACCCCTGCCTGGTCACCGTCACCGACGAGGACGCCGACCTGGGCTCCCCGAGCCTCGCGTCGCGCATGGCGGGCTGCTTCGACTTCCACTGGATCCTGCTCGACGCGCTCGACATGTCGGCGCCCAAGGACAGCCCGCGGCGGCtggagcaggaggcggccgTCGGGCGGAAGATCGAGAGCGTCATCGGCGAGGAAGACGGCGCCGAGCGCTCGGAGCCCGGCGCGAGGCTCGCCGAGAGGATGAGCCGGAAAGGGTTCGCCGGCGTCGTGttcgacgaggaggcggcggcggaggtgcgaCGATTGCTGAGCGAGCACGCCACGGGGTGGGGCGTGAAGCGGGAAGACGACATGCTGGTGCTGACGTGGAAGGGGCACGCCGCCGTGTTCACCGGCGCTTGGACGCCCAACTAG
- the LOC127773173 gene encoding uncharacterized protein LOC127773173, which translates to MVAPTTTAASPPAMDRRVQRLVSGVAAAAATVSLLYLISHASTSCFPGATTLPLARFPRTSCDAASRRVVPPGRRLAKLRASARWRRRSVALASSSAFASLRGLRLLAGSSRALCLAAGAGHAVDALRAEGVGDVTGIDLVDFPPLVRRADPHHLPFSDGAFDLIFSDDPAGFSGALFQSRFAAEAERAVRSGGAIALAVDRHLDPSAVAVLFKRSRIVDQRDLTMDGSQSYAGVTSFTFNPEHTRQKEEGNQNARKQGRKTAYI; encoded by the exons ATGGTCGCCCCAACCACCACCGctgcatcgccgccggcgatggacCGGCGAGTCCAGCGGCTGGTcagcggcgtcgccgccgccgcggccaccgtcTCGCTCCTGTACCTCATCTCCCACGCCTCCACCTCCTGCTTCCCCGGCGCCACGACGCTTCCCCTCGCCCGCTTCCCGCGAACCTCCTGcgacgccgcctcccgccgcgtcgtgccgccgggccgccgcctcgcgaagctccgcgcctccgcgcgctggcgccgccgctccgtggCACTGGCATCCTCCTCCGCATTCGCCTCGCTCCGTGGCCTCCGCCTTCTAGCTGGCTCCTCCCGTGCCCTCTgcctggccgccggcgccggccacgccgTCGACGCGCTCCGCGCCGAGGGGGTCGGTGACGTCACCGGGATCGACCTCGTCGACTTCCCGCCGCTCGTTCGCCGCGCTGACCCCCACCACCTCCCATTCTCTGACGGCGCCTTCGACCTCATCTTCTCCGACGACCCCGCGGGGTTCTCCGGCGCCCTCTTCCAGTCCAGGTTCGCCGCGGAAGCCGAGCGCGCCGTCCGTTCTGGAGGCGCCATCGCGCTCGCCGTCGATCGGCACCTCGATCCGTCGGCCGTCGCGGTGCTCTTCAAGAGATCCCGCATTGTAGACCAGAGGGATctcaccatggatggatcacAG AGTTATGCTGGGGTTACCAGCTTTACATTCAACCCAGAGCACACAAGGCAAAAAGAGGAGGGCAACCAAAATGCCAGAAAGCAGGGTAGAAAAACAGCTTATATCTAA